The sequence GGCGATGGGCAGTTGGGGTTGGCGCCTGCCGTTTCTGATTGCCGCGCCGTTGGGGCTGGTGGGGCTGTATCTGCGCTGGAAGCTGGATGAGACGCCGGCCTTCCAGGCGGTGAAGCAGGAACATGCCGTCGCTCATTCGCCCCTCAAGGAAACCTTGCGCAACCATGGTGCGGCGATCTGCTGCCTGGGCGCTTTTGTGTCACTTACGGCGCTGTCGTTTTATATGTTCACCACTTACTTTGCGACGTACCTGCAAGTCGCGGGTGGGCTGAGTCGTGCGGCGGCGTTGTTGGTGTCGCTGATTGCGTTGATTTTCGCGGCGGCGATTTGCCCGCTGGCGGGGTTGTATTCGGACCGGTTCGGGCGTCGGGTCACAGTGATGACGGCCTGTGTGTTGTTGATGGTGGTGGTGTACCCGTCGTTCCTGATGGCGAGTTCGGGGTCGTTCGCGGCGTCTATTGTCGGCGTGATGTTGCTGGCGGTGGGTGCGGTGTTGTGTGGGGTGGTCACAGCGGCCTTGCTGTCGGAGACCTTTCCGACCCGCACGCGGTACACCGCGTCGGCGATTACTTACAACATGGCCTACACGCTCTTCGGTGGTACCGCGCCGCTGGTGGCGACGTGGTTGATCAGCACCACTGGCAGCAACTTGTCGCCGGCGTTTTATTTGATCGCGGTGGCGTTGCTGGCGTTGGCGGGTGGGTTGGCGTTGCCGGAGACGTCGAGGATTTCCCTGCATGAGGTGGGTGCGGAGGAAAAAGGCGCAGCGCCGTTGCTCTCGCGTTAAAGTCGGCGGGTGTTCAAAAACGCCGAGAACCTGAGCCATGCGGATTACCTGCCTTCATACCGCCCACAGCAACATTGCGGTGTTTGACGCTGCCGCAAGAACGCTGGGTATTGGCCCGGATGTATTGCACCACGAAGTCCGGGCCGACCTGCTGGCAGCGGCTGAACACGCCGGCAAGTTGACTACGGATATAGCCCATGAAGCGCGCTTGGCGCTGGTTTCACTGGCCCAGCACTGCGACGCCGTTGTGCTCACGTGTTCGACCCTCGGCCCGGCGGTTGAACACATCAGCACGCACGCCCAAGTACCGATTTTGAGAGCGGATGAAGCCCTGGCATTGGCGGCTGTTCACGTCGGCGGGAAGATTGTGGTGCTGTGCGCGGTCGAAACCACCCTCGCCCCAACCTCCCGTCTGTTTTCCCAGGCTACACAGCACACCAAGGCATCGGTCGAGGTGCAGTGGGTTCCGGGAGCATGGGCGATGTTCAAGGCGGGAGACATCGACGGCTATCTGGCGACCATCGCGCAGGCTGCTGACCGTGCCTATGTGAATGGCGCCTCTATCGTGGCGCTGGGGCAAGCGTCCATGAGCGGCGCGGCTTCGCTCGTGACGACGGGCCCTGCCCCGCTGACCAGTGCATCGACGGGCCTGCGGGCTGCGCTGGACGCGGTATTGAATCGCGCCAAACGTGGGTATGATCCGAGATAACCCCTGATTGGACCCACGCTCATGCCCGCGTCCCAAACCCGCCCCTCCCCCGCGCCACTCCTCAACCCCGGCGAAACCGTGGTGTTGTTCGATGGTGTGTGCAAGCTGTGCAATGGCTGGGCGCGGTTCCTGATTCGCCATGATGAGCAACGGCGCGTGCGGTTGGCGGCGGTACAGTCGCCGGAAGGTCAGGCGCTGCTGGCCTGGGCAGGGTTGCCGTTGGATCAGTTCGAGACCCTGGCGGTGATTCGCGACCCGCATTATTGGGTACGTTCGGATGCGGTTTTCGAAATCATTGCCCAACTGCCTGCCGGTTGGCGTCCATTGCTGCTGTTGCGTGGCGTCCCGCGGGTGCTTCGGGATTGGGCTTACGATCGCATTGCGCGCAATCGCTATCGGCTCTTTGGGAAGTACGACACCTGTCTGTTACCGAACCCCGACCATGAACAACGCTTTTTGAAGGAGCCGCTATGAACGCCTTGGTGCGCATCAACTGAATGACTGATCGTTCCCACACGTGGGAACGATCAGTCAAGCAACCGGCTGAGCAACCGGTGCCCGTCCGCCGTCACCACTACCATTGCTGACAGCATCACACCGTCTGCACCGTCCTGTGTGAGCAAGCTCCAGAAATCAGGTGGCTGGTATCTAACCCCATAGGTGCCGGCCTTTGCGATGACATATACGTTCAGTACCTGCCCAGGCAGCATCAGGGTGTCATCGTCATCGCTGCCTCTATAACCAAGCACCTGAGGCTTCTGAATCCGCGCCTGTCCCATGGCATAACCCGAAAACTCACGCACCGCGACCGACCGGTTGGCATCCAACACCTGTTGAATCGCCTCGCCGACCTTGAACAGCCGCTCACCACCTCGCACTTGGGCGATGCCACTCTGCAGCGCACTGCGCGCCGTGGCTAGCAACTGACGCTGTTGCGGGGTGGCATTGGGCGTCGCGAATGTCCAGACCTGGGCGACATGGGCCTGGGCCGATGCGGCCACCAGTTCCACTTTAACCAAGGCAGCCTCAGGGAAAGGGGCGTCGGTGGGCGGTGCGGCGCTCACCTGGTTATTCACCGAAACCGGCACTGCCGCCGGGTAGCCTTTATAGCCCATCATCATCGGCAGCCAGCCGTGCTGCTCATATTGCGCGAGCAGATAGGCCTGAATCGCCGTGCCGCTACCACCCTTGCGGACCATCGGTTTGACCTTGAGCAACAGATCGCTGGCCAAGGGCGCGAGCCGCGTTTCTTCTGTGAGAATAGTTTCGCTATCCAACTGCGCGATGCTTGCCGCGCGGGCTCTGATAGCATCGCTGTAGGCGTCGAGCGACAGTTCGCTGGCGTTCGTACTCATGCAAAACAGCAATGGTAGTAGTCCCAGTCTTTTCAACATGACCTTCCTTGGGCGTCCATTATCGGGCTCGGCGTCTTGCGCCGGGGGACTCATTCTAATGCCAGTCAGCCCAGTAATCTCTTCCGGCACAGCGCTTCGTGAGTGGGTGCGTTTGTGCTAGCTTCCACGGCCGCAATAAACGCAGTGAAATACTGAACGAAACCTAGCACTGCCACGCGTACAGTAAATGGAATTTTCTGATGGCTATAGTGCAACCACCGGAGCCCGCAATGCCCTCTACCAAACGCGACAGCGCACGTATCGAACGTCGTCTGGTCGCGACCCTGACCGAAGCCTGTGAAACCGCCAAAGCTGAAATCCTCGGATTTGACTGGCTGACGCACGAAGTCGACTACACAGCCTTCCCCCAAAGCCTGCGAGTGATCTGGGTATTTGATACCCGATCAAACAAGGAGCAAGCCCTGGCAAAGGGAGAAGGCCAACGAATGCGTGAACTGACGGGCGCGGCACTCAGGGATGCCGATGTGGATCTGCCGTCATTGGAGCGCTGCGTACGGTTCGACTCCGAGGAGGAATGCCGCATTCAGCAGGCCGGAGATTGGCGTCTGCGCCTGGCCAAGTTGCATGCGGTAAAGGGGTAAGGTCTTGGCTAAAGATATCGAGAATCCATGTGTCTCAATCTGTCAGCTCAGTGGCGATCTATGCGTCAGCTGTGGTCGGAGCAAGGAGGACATTCGCAAGTGGAAGCGGATGAAGCGCCCCGAGAAGATGGCCGCCGTGCAGAGAGCATCTGTGCGGTTGAAGGCGTTGAAAAAAGGCAAGTGACGGTGACTCGTCAAGGATTGCATAGGTATCTACCCATCTTTTAAATCCTGCGAAACCTGTTTTGAATCCTGCGAAAACCTGTAGCCGCTGCCGAGGCACGAGGCTGCGATGCGGGCCGCAGGACCGCCTTGGGGCCGCTTCGGTCGAGCGCGACCCCGGTCCCATCGCAGCCTCGTGCCTCGGTAGCGGCTACAGGGTTTCGGGGGGGCAAGAAATGTGCAGGTGCACTTTGTCACGCCCTGAATTGATATGATTATTTTCAGATGTGTTGCATATTGAATTTTATTATGTCATTTATTGCTCCGCCGATCACAGGACCGATCCACCGCGCCACCCCGGATGGCGGGCACCCGCTTTCCCAAATGCCCCCAAGGAGTCAACAATTTGAACAAGACAGAACTTCTAGGCGCTCTGGTGCTGTGCGCTTTCAGCTTCCTGGCACATGCCGACGAAGACAGCCTGCGTATCGGTATCGAAGCCGCCTACCCGCCCTTCTCCTTCAAGACACCCGAGGGCAACGTCAGCGGGTTCGATTACGACATCGGCAACGCCCTGTGCGAAGAAATGAAGGTCAAATGCGAGTGGGTCATCCAGGAGTTCGACGGCATGATCCCGTCGCTCAAAGTGCGCAAGATCGATGCCGTGCTGTCGTCCATGTCCATCACCGAAGACCGGATGAAGTCCGTGGACTTCAGCAAAAAGTACTACCACACACCGGGCAAGTTCGCGATGAAGGCCGGCAGCGTGATCAATGACCCGTTGGTGGACCTCAAGGGTAAGAAAGTCGGCGTGCAACGCTCCTCGACTTACGATCGTTTTGCCACCGAACAACTGGAAAATGCCGGCGTTGTCGTGGTGCGCTACGGCTCACAAAATGAAGCCTTCCTGGACCTTGCCTCGGGTCGTCTGGACGCTACCCTCGCCGACATCGTCAACACCGATGAGAGCTTCATCAAAACACCGGCTGGCCAGGGCTTCGCACTGACAGGGCCCGACATCAACGACCCGAAGTATTTTGGCCGCGGCGCCGGGATCGCCGTGCGTAAAGGCGACACTGCCAACGTTGCGCGCCTGAATGCCGCGATTGATGCCATTCGCGCCAATGGCAAGTACCAGCAAGTGATGGCCAAGTACTTCGCGTTCGATATCTACGGCGAGTAAGCCTTACCTTTAGCCCCGGCGCCGGCCCATTGCGGGCGTCTGTTGGGGCTTGTCTTGCGCGCCTCGCGGCGCTCGCTTGAGGAACTTCATCATGCTCCACGGCTACGGATCGAGCATTCTCGATGGCGCCTGGCTGACCATAAACCTGGCCTTGACGTCCATGTCCCTGGCAATTGCCCTGGGGCTGATCGGCGCGGCACTCAGGTTGTCACCCCTCAAATGGCTGGCCCTGCTCGGGGAAAGTTACACCACCCTGATTCGCGGCATTCCAGACTTGGTGCTGATCCTGCTGATTTTCTACGGTGGCCAGGATCTGGTGAACCGCATTGCCCTGGCGCTCGGTTACACCCACTACATCGATATCAACCCCTTTATCGCCGGCGTCTGCACCATGGGCTTCATTTTTGGCGCCTACCTCTCGGAAACTTTTCGTGGCGCCTTCATGGCCATCCCCAAAGGTCAGGCCGAGGCCGGCGTGGCCTATGGCATGAGCGGTGTGCAGGTGTTCTGGCGAATTCTGGTGCCACAGATGATTCGTTTCGCCATTCCCGGGTTCACCAACAATTGGTTGGTACTGACCAAGTCCACCGCGCTGATCTCGGTGATCGGCTTGCAAGACATGATGTTCAAAGCCAAGAACGCAGCGGATGCCACACACGAGCCCTTTACGTTTTTCCTCGCGGTGGCGGCGCTGTACCTGATGCTCACCAGCCTGTCCTTGCTGGTGCTGCGCTATCTGGAAAAACACTATTCGGTCGGCATCAAAGCCGCCGAATTGTGAGGGGAGCCACCCATGATTCTCGACTACAACCTGATCTGGGAAAACCTGCCGCTGTACTTCAATGGCGCCCTGTTGACCCTCAAAGTCCTGCTGATTTCCCTGGCCCTGGGTTTGGTATTGGCCATTCCACTGGCGCTGATGCGAGTGTCGCGATCGCCGTTGATCAACTTCCCGGCCTGGCTCTATACCTACGTGATTCGCGGCACGCCGATGCTGGTGCAATTGTTCCTGATCTATTACGGCCTGGCGCAGTTCGAAGCCGTGCGCCAAAGCGTGCTGTGGCCTTACCTCTCCAGCGCCACCTTTTGCGCCTGCCTGGCCTTTGCGATCAACACCAGCGCCTATAGCGCAGAGCTGCTGGCCGGCAGTTTGAAATCCACCCCCCATGGCGAGATCGAAGCCGCCAAGGCCATGGGTATGTCGCGCCTGACCCTGTATCGCCGCATTCTCCTGCCGTCGGCCTTGCGCCGGGCACTGCCGCAGTACAGCAACGAAGTGCTGATGATGCTGCAAACCACCAGCCTGGCTTCCATCGTCACGCTCGTCGACATCACCGGGGCCGCGCGTACTGTCAGCTCACGGTTCTACCTACCGTTCGAGGCGTTTATCACCGCCGCGCTCATCTACCTCGTCCTGACCTTCATGCTCGTGCGCCTGTTCAAGTTGGCCGAGCGCCGTTGGCTGGCGTATCTGGCACCACGCAAGTACTAAGGAGCTGCTATGGAGCATATTCAACACCGCTTGCCGTGGAGTGCATCGGGCACCGAACGAACGCTGACACTGTTTCGTTTTGGCAGTGGCGCACGCAAAGCGTACATCCAGGCGTCCTTGCATGCCGACGAGTTGCCGGGGATGCGCGTCGCCGTCGAGCTCAAGCGCCGTCTTCTGGAACTGGAAACACAAGGCCGCCTGACCGGGGTGATCGAGTTGGTGCCCCTGGCCAATCCGATCGGTATCGCCCAGATGTTCCAGGCCACCCATCAGGGGCGCTTTGAGTTCTCCAGCGGCAAGAACTTCAATCGTGACTTTCCGGAGTTGGTCGATACCGTTGCACCGCTGCTGGAAGGCCAATTGGGAGCCGATGCCGACGCCAACGTGGCACTGATCCGCCGTGCCATGGGCGATGCCCTCGCCGCCATGCCGGCACCGACCTCGGAACTCGACGGCCTGCGCCGCTTGTTGCTGCAGCATGCCTGCGATGCCGATGTGGTGCTGGACCTGCACTGCGATTTCGAGTCGGTCATGTTGTTGTATGCAATGCCGCAGCACTGGCCACGCTTGCAGTCACTGGCCGCACGCCTCGGCGCCGAGGTCACGTTATTGGCCGAAGCGGCAGGCGGCAGTGCTTTCGACGAAGCCTGCGCCATTGCATGGATACGCCTGGCCGAGCTGTTTCCGAAAGCCAATATTCCCCTGGCGTGCGCAGCCACCACCATCGAATTGCGTGGCATGGCAGACACCGAGCGCGAGCAGTGCGTCGACAGTGCACAAGCCATTCTCGGGTATCTCGCCGAACAAGGCCTGATCAGCGGCGACTGGCCGGCGGCACCTCCAAGCCGTTGCCAGGCCATGCCATTTGCTGGCGCGCAGTACGCCTGTGCGCCCCATCCGGGTGTGGTGAGTTTTCTGCAACCGCTGGGCGCGCAGGTCAAGGTCGGCGATCCACTATTCGAGGTCATCGACCCGCTGACCGACCGCCATAGCGTGGTGCGCGCCAGCACCGACGGCATTCTCTATGCCCGCGAACGGCTGCGCTTTGCCCAGCCCGGACTGTGGCTGGCCAAAGTGGCAGGCATCACCCCTATTCGCCAGGGTCGCTTGCTCAGCGACTGACTCCAGAGAGTTCAAAGCATGTACAAACTAGAAGTTCAGGATTTGCATAAAAGTTACGGCGCGCACCAGGTGCTCAAGGGCGTGTCCCTGCAAGCACGGGCCGGCGACGTGATCAGCCTCATCGGTTCCAGCGGCTCAGGCAAAAGTACGTTCCTGCGCTGCATCAACCTGCTGGAGCAACCTAATGCGGGCCATATCGTGCTCAATGGCGAACCGCTCAAGCTGGTGGCCAACAAGCTTGGCGGGTTGAAAGCGGCCGAACCCACGCAGTTGCAACGTATGCGTTCGCAGCTATCGATGGTGTTTCAACACTTCAACCTCTGGTCACACATGAGCGCGCTGGAAAACGTCATGGAAGCCCCGGTGCATGTGCTGGGCCTGGGCAAGAAAGAGGCACGGGAAAAGGCCGAGCACTACCTTGATAAAGTCGGCGTGGCGCACCGCATGAGTGCCTGGCCGGCGCATATGTCCGGTGGCGAGCAGCAGCGCGTGGCCATTGCCCGCGCACTGGCAATGGAACCGCAAGTGATGCTGTTTGATGAGCCCACCTCGGCGCTCGACCCCGAACTGGTCGGCGAAGTGCTTAAAGTCATGCAGGATCTGGCGCAGGAAGGCCGCACCATGGTGGTGGTGACTCACGAAATGGGCTTTGCCCGCGAGGTGTCGAACCAACTGGTATTCCTGCACAAGGGCGTTGTTGAAGAGCGCGGCGACCCGCGTGAGGTGCTGGTCAACCCGCAGTCCGAACGCCTCCAGCAGTTTCTGTCCGGGAGCTTGAAGTAAGACTGCCCTCCACTGTTCGGCGCTGCCCTGATCAGGTTGGCTTCGGATACACTCCAGCCAACCTTGTCAGGGTATCAGGCACGACCCTTCTCTCACCCTCAGGAAATGTTGAGCTGGATATGCCAACCCCATCGAAAGACACCACGGTCTATGCCGCGCCGGTCATGCGCAAACTGACGGAAATCGTTTCCGAACTGCCGCCGTCACTGCGCAAGGTGGCGGACTTTATCCTGCGTCACCCGCTCAAAGCCGCAACGCTGACCATCGAAGA is a genomic window of Pseudomonas sp. ADAK18 containing:
- a CDS encoding DUF1289 domain-containing protein, encoding MAKDIENPCVSICQLSGDLCVSCGRSKEDIRKWKRMKRPEKMAAVQRASVRLKALKKGK
- a CDS encoding succinylglutamate desuccinylase/aspartoacylase family protein, giving the protein MEHIQHRLPWSASGTERTLTLFRFGSGARKAYIQASLHADELPGMRVAVELKRRLLELETQGRLTGVIELVPLANPIGIAQMFQATHQGRFEFSSGKNFNRDFPELVDTVAPLLEGQLGADADANVALIRRAMGDALAAMPAPTSELDGLRRLLLQHACDADVVLDLHCDFESVMLLYAMPQHWPRLQSLAARLGAEVTLLAEAAGGSAFDEACAIAWIRLAELFPKANIPLACAATTIELRGMADTEREQCVDSAQAILGYLAEQGLISGDWPAAPPSRCQAMPFAGAQYACAPHPGVVSFLQPLGAQVKVGDPLFEVIDPLTDRHSVVRASTDGILYARERLRFAQPGLWLAKVAGITPIRQGRLLSD
- a CDS encoding thiol-disulfide oxidoreductase DCC family protein; this translates as MPASQTRPSPAPLLNPGETVVLFDGVCKLCNGWARFLIRHDEQRRVRLAAVQSPEGQALLAWAGLPLDQFETLAVIRDPHYWVRSDAVFEIIAQLPAGWRPLLLLRGVPRVLRDWAYDRIARNRYRLFGKYDTCLLPNPDHEQRFLKEPL
- a CDS encoding ABC transporter substrate-binding protein; translated protein: MNKTELLGALVLCAFSFLAHADEDSLRIGIEAAYPPFSFKTPEGNVSGFDYDIGNALCEEMKVKCEWVIQEFDGMIPSLKVRKIDAVLSSMSITEDRMKSVDFSKKYYHTPGKFAMKAGSVINDPLVDLKGKKVGVQRSSTYDRFATEQLENAGVVVVRYGSQNEAFLDLASGRLDATLADIVNTDESFIKTPAGQGFALTGPDINDPKYFGRGAGIAVRKGDTANVARLNAAIDAIRANGKYQQVMAKYFAFDIYGE
- a CDS encoding ABC transporter permease, with amino-acid sequence MLHGYGSSILDGAWLTINLALTSMSLAIALGLIGAALRLSPLKWLALLGESYTTLIRGIPDLVLILLIFYGGQDLVNRIALALGYTHYIDINPFIAGVCTMGFIFGAYLSETFRGAFMAIPKGQAEAGVAYGMSGVQVFWRILVPQMIRFAIPGFTNNWLVLTKSTALISVIGLQDMMFKAKNAADATHEPFTFFLAVAALYLMLTSLSLLVLRYLEKHYSVGIKAAEL
- a CDS encoding ABC transporter permease, producing MILDYNLIWENLPLYFNGALLTLKVLLISLALGLVLAIPLALMRVSRSPLINFPAWLYTYVIRGTPMLVQLFLIYYGLAQFEAVRQSVLWPYLSSATFCACLAFAINTSAYSAELLAGSLKSTPHGEIEAAKAMGMSRLTLYRRILLPSALRRALPQYSNEVLMMLQTTSLASIVTLVDITGAARTVSSRFYLPFEAFITAALIYLVLTFMLVRLFKLAERRWLAYLAPRKY
- a CDS encoding M24 family metallopeptidase codes for the protein MSTNASELSLDAYSDAIRARAASIAQLDSETILTEETRLAPLASDLLLKVKPMVRKGGSGTAIQAYLLAQYEQHGWLPMMMGYKGYPAAVPVSVNNQVSAAPPTDAPFPEAALVKVELVAASAQAHVAQVWTFATPNATPQQRQLLATARSALQSGIAQVRGGERLFKVGEAIQQVLDANRSVAVREFSGYAMGQARIQKPQVLGYRGSDDDDTLMLPGQVLNVYVIAKAGTYGVRYQPPDFWSLLTQDGADGVMLSAMVVVTADGHRLLSRLLD
- a CDS encoding aspartate/glutamate racemase family protein; this translates as MRITCLHTAHSNIAVFDAAARTLGIGPDVLHHEVRADLLAAAEHAGKLTTDIAHEARLALVSLAQHCDAVVLTCSTLGPAVEHISTHAQVPILRADEALALAAVHVGGKIVVLCAVETTLAPTSRLFSQATQHTKASVEVQWVPGAWAMFKAGDIDGYLATIAQAADRAYVNGASIVALGQASMSGAASLVTTGPAPLTSASTGLRAALDAVLNRAKRGYDPR
- a CDS encoding ABC transporter ATP-binding protein, with amino-acid sequence MYKLEVQDLHKSYGAHQVLKGVSLQARAGDVISLIGSSGSGKSTFLRCINLLEQPNAGHIVLNGEPLKLVANKLGGLKAAEPTQLQRMRSQLSMVFQHFNLWSHMSALENVMEAPVHVLGLGKKEAREKAEHYLDKVGVAHRMSAWPAHMSGGEQQRVAIARALAMEPQVMLFDEPTSALDPELVGEVLKVMQDLAQEGRTMVVVTHEMGFAREVSNQLVFLHKGVVEERGDPREVLVNPQSERLQQFLSGSLK
- a CDS encoding MFS transporter — its product is MTSPSTEQVSPQTLRKVIIAAGIGNFVEWFDFAVYGFLATTIAQQFFPSSDASAALLKTFAVFAVAFAFRPLGGIFFGMLGDRIGRKRTLAMTILLMAGATTLIGLLPSYAAIGVAAPILLSLIRCAQGFSAGGEYAGACAYLMEHAPSDKRAWYGSFVPVSTFSAFAAAAVVAYALEASLSAEAMGSWGWRLPFLIAAPLGLVGLYLRWKLDETPAFQAVKQEHAVAHSPLKETLRNHGAAICCLGAFVSLTALSFYMFTTYFATYLQVAGGLSRAAALLVSLIALIFAAAICPLAGLYSDRFGRRVTVMTACVLLMVVVYPSFLMASSGSFAASIVGVMLLAVGAVLCGVVTAALLSETFPTRTRYTASAITYNMAYTLFGGTAPLVATWLISTTGSNLSPAFYLIAVALLALAGGLALPETSRISLHEVGAEEKGAAPLLSR